The genomic region AACATAAAAAAGTAATATTCCCAATACGAACCAGAAAAAAATCGTGTCTTTTATGGATAATATCAGATTCGAATTGAACAGTTCCATCAGGTAGAGACAACTCAACATCAGAATCATAACCACACCGATAGCAAAATTGTTAAAACAGACTTCCTCCACTACATCCTGGAAAAAAGTCAGGTTTACAAATACCGATATCAAAAAAAGTACAAAGCATACCTTGGCAACCTGTTTGTTTTTAGGTTGTTGTAAAATGGATTTTAAAAACAGTATATAATACGGCAGGATAATAAACATATAGATATTAAAAACCATATAATTAACCTGCCCGGTTATTTGCGTATAAAAAATTCCGGTTAGCTCCGTTATTGCCGAAAGCCAGATGGATAATACAAAAAACTTTGCCTTATTATTTGGAAGTTTGTACCAATAGATGATTCCAAACATTCCCGATAATAAGGCGAGAAACACAGTATATAATCTTAGATCTGCCAACATTCGTTATCCACCGTAATTGAGTTTTGGAGGATTCCCCATAGAACCGAAATTTAAAGGTTCAATAGTTGTTATATCCAATGCATTGCCTTGCAAACTGGCACCTCCCCGGCCTCCCTGTTCATCGATGATCGTTCCGGTTGGTGTTAAAAACACAGTCGTATAACCCGCATTTTTTTCTTCTGTTTCCGGATAAACACCCAGATAAATACGAATACCGTCTACCAAAAAGCCTTTCTCGACAGCATTTTCTTTTACATACGCGATATAACGCTCCAACTCTTCAATAGAAAACCAAAAGGCATTGGCATCTTCCAATCCGGATCTTTCGGTAACTAAAGCACCTCTTTTTTCATTGTAATTTTTGTTCAACTCTTTCCCTTTTTCAAAAGAAATTAATTGAGTAGGTTTCACCATTGTGTTCATTTTTAGATGGGTTTATTGATTTAAAGACAAAATTACTGGCTTGGCGAAACTATTACAAGGGGAATTTTCCCCTTTTTCACTAACCCTTTTTTTTCGATTCACTCCGAAAATTCTTCTATTTCAAAGCAAAAACAAAATTAATCATAAAATAACGATTCGCTCTATTTCTATTTTCCTATTTTTTTAACAAATCCCGGATTTTATCAATACTGATCCACAATAGTTCTGAAAGTGAGGTTGACACGCGGACGCATCACTTTGGTGGTTGGCGGCAAACGGTGTAACCAGTGGGTTTGGGTCGTTCCCTGCATAATGAGTAGGCTTCCGGCTTCCAGTACCAGCGAAACCGTAGCTTTAGTTGCTTTGTGTTTAAAGGCAAACTTGCGTTCGGCTCCAAAGCTTAGCGACGCAATTACGGTATTCATACCAAGGGATTTTTCGCTGTCGCTATGCCAGGCCATCCCTTCCTGTCCGTCGTGGTAAAGGTTTAACAGGCAGGAATTAAAAGTAGTGCCGCTTACATTTTCGGCTATTTTTTTTAAGGTGATTAATTCTTCCGTCCACGGTAAGGCGGTTTTGGTCGTATTGGAATAGGTATACTGAAATGGATGATCACCATACCAGGCCACTTTTCTTTTGGTCTGGATCAGCTTACCAAAAACAATCGCCTCGTCATTGCGCCATTCGATGGTTTCCATAAAACGATCGTAATAGTGCTTTGCCTCCCGATCGGTTATTATACAACCGTGATAGTACACTTCTCCGTCGTATGGCAGTATGTTGTCGATTTCTCCGGTACTGAATAAATCCATTATAGTTGTTGTTTTAATTTCCAGTGCTGGTAAGCGTCCCGCATACAATGTCCGCAAGGCCGATACCCCATTGCTTCCGCTTCTTCCATTGAAGCAAAGAATACCCGATTTGTTTTTTTCATTCTTTTGCCGGATATACAATCCAAACGTCCAACAATTTTCAGTTTTTTATTTCCGCCAAAGGTAATACTTTGTTTCCGGATCCGATGGTGTAGTTCGCTATCCGGAAGTTGTTCGTGTAGCCACATCTTTAACGGATCGCGTCGTGAAAAATGATTCCCATTGTATAGCGTTTTCCACTGCGCACTTCGCTCACACCGTGTTTCATCGCGACACGGTAATAGCCTTTTGTGCCGCGTACCGGACGAAAGTTTGTCGTAAAAATCAGTATATCACCTCGCTTGGGTTGTAAGACGATTGCTTTCGATTGCGCCCTCGGAACCTGTTCGGTCAGCACAAATTCACCACCGGTATAGTCTTTTCCGGGCTCGTTGAGAAACAATACAATCTGAATCGGAAAAAATATAGCACCATACAAATCCTGATGCAAGGTATTATAACCGCCTTCACTGTAATTCAGTACCAATACCGTAGGTTTTAACTGATTGTTTACCTCACAAAGCGCCAATAATTCCTCGTGTTTTCCTGGAAATTGCCGGTCTATCCGTAATGCTTTCATCCATAAATTGGCAATCGGCACCAGTTTTTCATAAACCGTAGTCCGCAATTGCTGAATCAGATCCGGTAACGGATAATCAAAATATCTGTATTCTCCTTGTCCAAAGCGATAACGCTCCATCACTACTTTTTTCCGATACCGTTTATCTTCCGGATAATAACCAATCAGCGTATCACAAACCGGTTCCGGAATTATGTCCGACAATACGGCGTATCCTTTTTCATGCATCATTCCGGCCACCTGATCCCAATCAGTAGCCTGCAATCGTTCCAATATAGCCTCCATTATTCCTGTAGTAAAAGATCCGACTGACACGCTTCCCATCCGATAATGGCTTTTTTTCGGGCATTTCCCCAATGATAACCGCCAATCATTCCGGTAGCCTGAATTACCCGATGACACGGAATTAAGAACGCCACCGGATTATTTCCGATTGCCGTTCCCACTGCTCTTGAAGCTCTCGGTTTTTCAATACTTTTGGCAATGTCGCCATAGGTCGTTAATTGTCCCATCGGTATTTTCAATAAGGTTTCCCATACTTTTAGCTGAAAATCCGTTCCCCGCAAATGCAGTTTTATAGCCTGCGATTCGTTCCAGTCGTTGCCAAAAAACGAGCGTACATCTTTTTGAAAAGTATCGGTCTGATTGGTAAACGAAGCATTGGGAAATTCCGCTTTTAATTCCGCTAACGCTAACTCCTGATCATCGGCAAAAACAAGCCGACAGATTCCTTTTTCAGTAGCCGCCATCAACAATGTTCCAAACGGACTTTCGTCGAAATTATAATTGATACGCAACTGTTCACCACCGTTTTTATAATCGCCCGGTGTCATGCCTTCGATATTGACAAACAAATCGTGCAAACGGCCGGTTCCGGAAAGTCCGGTTTCGAAGGCCGCTTCGGATAAGGTAAGCTGACTCGATTTGAGCATTTTTTTGGCGTGTTCCACCGTAAGATATTGTAAAAACTTCTTCGGACTCACACCTGCCCATTCGGTAAACAATTTTTGAAAATGGAATGGACTCACATGGACAAAAGAAGCCACCTCGTCCAATGACGGTTGTGTTTTAAAATTATGATGCAAAAAGTCGATTGCCTTTGCAATTCGGTCAAACTGAAATTGTTCCTGTGTTTTCATGGGTATATATTTGGAATTCACCTTACAAAGGTAATCGCCGTAAAAACGCTTTCCGACCCGAAACTTGCGGGATTGAAACACTTCGAAAAGTCCTTTAAATTTACAAAATTATTTGCCTTGATTTGTGATACAAAAATGCTTTTTGAATTATCTTTGTGTGCTTAAACTACAAACTTCCAACGAATATGAAACTGGTTTTCGCATCCAACAATCCCAACAAAATTAAAGAAATTCAGCAACTCCTTCCCGACTCCATTCAGGTTTTAAGCCTAAGGGATATCAATTGTGATACAGACATTCCGGAAACAGCCGATACCATTGAAGGCAATGCCATTTTAAAAGCCAATTATGTCACCGAACATTACGGATATAACTGTTTTGCAGACGATAGCGGACTGGAAGTGGACGCACTAAACGGGGCTCCGGGGGTGATTTCGGCCCGTTATGCCGGTGATCATAAAAACGATAACGACAATATCGACAAATTACTGTCGGAGTTGGAAACCGAAAACAACCGCAAAGCGAATTTTAAAACCGTGATTGCTTTAAACCTCAACGGAACGCAACAGCTATTTACCGGAATTATCCACGGAACGATTATCCGCGAGCGAAAAGGAACCAACGGTTTTGGTTATGATCCGGTATTTGTACCCGAAAATGACAGTCGTACATTTGCTGAACTGGAAATGAACGAAAAATCAGTCATAAGTCACCGTGGAAAAGCCGTAAAACAGTTGGTTGCTTTTTTAAACCAATAAACCGGTAAAAGTTTGGATAACAGAAATGTCATTGTTAAATTTTGTCGAAAATTCTGCTTAAAATTTTCACAAATCAGAGCCAGTATTTGATCAATCCGACACTTAAAATCTTCGGAAAGACCAATGAAGTAGGCACCAAAACAATAACTTACTGAAAATCAATAAAAAACAAAAGCATAAATATCGAAAACATATTAGCATATATCGTTAATTTACAGTAACTTTGCCCCCAATTTAAAAATAACGAATGAATAAATTTGAACAATTAGGATTGAATGAATCGCTACTGCTGGCGATTAAAGATCTAGGATTTGAAAATCCGTCGGAGGTACAGGAAAAGGCGATTCCCCTATTATTGGAAAAAGACACAGACATAGTTGCATTGGCACAGACCGGGACAGGTAAGACCGCTGCGTTTGGTTTTCCACTGATTCAAAAGATTGATGCTGAGGATAGAACGACTCAGGCATTAATTTTATCGCCAACACGCGAACTTTGTTTACAAATCACCAATGAGATTAAACAATATTCAAAATACGTTAAAGGAATTCACACTGTTGCCGTTTATGGTGGTGCCAGCATTACCGAACAGGCGAAAGATGTAAAAAGAGGCGCACAGATTATCGTGGCCACTCCAGGAAGAATGCAAGACATGATTAACAGAGGTATGGTAAATATCAAGAACATTAATTTCTGTATTCTTGACGAAGCCGACGAAATGTTAAACATGGGATTTTATGATGATATCACTTCCATTTTATCCGATACACCGGAAAACAAAAGTACCTGGTTGTTTTCGGCAACCATGCCACAGGAAGTAGCGCGTATTGCACGCGAGTTTATGCGTAAACCCCTTGAAATTACAGTGGGACACAAAAACTCTGGTTCGCAAAACGTTTCGCACGAATTTTACCTGGTAAATGCCCGCGATCGTTATTCGGCCTTAAAACGACTGGCTGATGCTAACCCGGATATTTTCTCGGTTATCTTCTGCCGTACCAAAAGAGACACACAAGCTGTTGCTGAAAAACTAATCGAAGACGGATACAATGCTGCTGCTTTACACGGTGACCTTTCTCAGGCACAACGTGACGGCGTAATGAAATCGTTCCGTGGTCGTCAGATCCAAATGTTGGTTGCTACCGACGTAGCGGCTCGTGGTATTGACGTAGATGATATTACACACGTAATCAACTATCAGCTACCAGACGAAATCGAAACGTATACACACCGTTCCGGTAGAACAGGTCGTGCCGGAAAATCCGGAACATCTATGGTGATCATCACGAAAAGTGAATTGCGTAAAATTTCACAGATCGAGCGTATCATCAAAACGAAATTCGAAGAAAAACCGATTCCTTCCGGAATTGAAATCTGCGAAATTCAGTTATTCCACTTAGCGAATAAAATCAAAGACGTTGAAGTTGACCATGAAATCGATGCCTATCTTCCCGCTATTTATGAGGTAATGAAAGACCTTACAAAAGAGGAAGTAATCAAGAAAATGGTTTCGGTAGAATTCAACCGTTTTATCAATTACTATAAGAAATCTCGCGATTTATCAGCTCAAAATGCTGGCGACCGTCGTGAAGACGCAGGAAGTATCCCGTCTGACGGAGCAGTACGTTTCTTTATCAACATCGGTTCCCGTGATAATTATGACTGGATGACGTTGAAAGATTTCTTACGTGACACTTTAGAATTAGGTCGTGACGATTTGTTTAAAGTGGATGTAAAAGAAGGTTTCTCTTTCTTTAATACTGATGCGGAACATGCCGAGAAAGTAATGGATGTTTTAAACAACATTCATTTAGAAGGACGTAAAATCAACGTGGAAATTTCTAAAAACGACGGTGGATCCAACAACAGAAGACGTGACCATAACGGACGTAACAGTGGTGGTGATCGCAACCGTTCCCGAGGTGGTGACCGCGACAGAGGTGGCGATCGCGACAGAGGACCAAGAAAAGAGCGTAGTTTTGGCGGTGGTCGTTCGGAAAGAAAAGATGATTTTGGTGACCGACCATTACGAAATGAAAGAAGATCAGACCGTTCTCCGCGTCGTTCCGAAGGTTCTTCGAACAACAGCAGCGGAAGACGCCCCAGAAGAAGCTAATTCTTTTGTTAATTTTCTTCTAATATAACTTAAAAACTGCAAAATATCCCTTACTTTTAGACCAATCTAATAACCCGTATGAGATTTTTTGCAGTTTTTTTATTTACCCTACTAACATTTGCTTCCTACGCACAGGAAACGGAAACTCCCTCAACGGTTTCCGGTATAGTAGTGAACGCTACAACTTTATTACCTAAGAGTAACGTCAATATCGTTAATATCAATACCGTTAAAGGTACCACTTCCAGCGGACATGGTGAATTTACCATTGAAGCCAAAGTAAACGATACGCTTCACTTTTCGTTTATCGGTTTTGAATCCATTAAAATAAGGGTTACCAACGACTGGATTAAAAACAAGAATACCAAGATTCGGCTAACCGAAAAGGCTTATGCTTTGGAAGAGGTTGTGATCAACAAATACCAACTAACCGGTTATCTGGAAGTCGACACCAAAATTTTACCGCTAAATGAGAATTTCCGTTATCCGATTTCGGGATTACCATATGGTTATGAGGCCGGCGATCACTCTCCGAATAAAATTAACCGCGTATTGGGATCTCTTTTTAACCCGGCTGATTTACTCTATAATTTCTTTGGAAAAAAACCGAAAGAAATGAGTAAATTAAAGGAAATCAAAAAAGACGATGTTGTAAAAAACCTTTTGGCTTCTAAATTTGACAAAGAAACGCTGGCCTCACTTTTAGGAATCGATCCAAAGGAAATCAACGAGATTTTACAGCGTTGTAATTATTCCGAAACCTTTATCAAAACAGCAAACGACCTGCAAATCATGGAAGCAATCAGTAGCTGTTATGAGGATTATAAGATCTTAAAACGACAAAAATAACACCCAATAAAAAAAGAGGATTTTTTAGTCCTCTTTTTTGTTTTTTTCCAGATACAAGCGGGTGATATAGTCAATATCCTTAATCGATTTTCGCGCCCAGTCGATTCGCTTTTCCAGCATTTCGGCATCCGTTAGTCTCCAATCCAAACCGGAATTACGCAATCGTGTCGAAATATTTTGCAGGATAATCGCTGCCGATACCGAAATATTCAAACTTTCGGTAAAACCAACCATCGGAATTTTCAAAAATCCATCGGCCTGCTGCATGACTTCATCCGATAATCCAAGCCGTTCCGTTCCGAAAAAGATTGCCGCCGGCTGCGTAATGTCAAAATCTTCCAGCAAACAATCATTATCATGTGGCGTTGTCGCAATAATCCGATAGCCTCTTTGTTTTAAACCGGTAATACAATCCTGATTCGAATTAAATCGGTTGATGTCCACCCATTTTTGAGCGCCCATTGCAATCTCTTTATCGATTTTCTTCCCAAAACGTTCTTCTACCACATTTAGTTCCTGTATTCCAAAAACTTCACAACTACGCATTACAGCACTGGTATTGTGCAACTGGTACAAATCTTCAACCGCTACGGTAAAGTGTTTGGTACGGTTTTCCAACACGCGCTTAAAGCCGTCTCTGCGGTTTTCTGTGATAAAATTTTCTAAATAGGCTAAATAGGCGGTATCGGAAAAAAGCGGTTCCATTAAAAAAAATATGAATTTGTTAAATTTCTTTACTAACTTTAGTGAAGTTAAATTACTCTTATGACACAAGAAGAATTACTGGCGCAAATCTACAAAAAAGACAACAAAGCTTTTACGCTTTTATACGACAGTTATGCCAAAAATCTGTACGGCATCATTTACAACCTATTAAAAGACCGGGAAGAAGCCGAAGATGTCCTTCAGGAAACCTTTGTTAAAATCTGGAAAAATCTGGACACTTATAACGAAAGCAAAGGCCGCTTTTTTACCTGGCTGCTCAATATCGCCCGTAACAGCGCTATCGATCGGCTGCGTTCTAAAAACTTTAACAACAATCAGAAAAACTTATCTTCTGACAATTTCGTACATATACTCGATGACAATACAAGAACCATGAACAAGATCGATACGATTGGAATTCAGGAATTTGTAAAAAAACTAAAACCCAAATGTATACAGCTGATCGACCTCTTATTTTTTAAAGGCTATACACAACAGGAAGTTTCCGAAACACTGGAAATTCCATTGGGAACGGTTAAAACACAAAACAGAAACTGTATAAACGAATTAAGAAACTTATTGCGAGTATAATGAACACTAGAGAATACATAGAATCCGGAGTTTTGGAACTGTACATTTTCGGAAAACTGTCCGAATCGGAAAACGAAGAAGTACAGGTTTACGCCAATGAATATCCGGAAATAAAACAAGAAATCGAAAGCATCGAAAAGGCTATCATTAACCTTTCGTATAGTGTTGCACCGAATTTGTCACTGGAAAATTTCAACACCATCCGAAAAGCGTTACTGGAAAGAGAATCGGGTGTAGTCACGATGAAACCGAAATCCAACTGGCCGGCTTATATGGGTTGGGCAGCATCATTCCTATTATTGCTAGGAGCTGGCTTCCTGTATTTCCAGATGAACCAAAACGATACTTTGCTTAAAGATAGTAGAGAAAAAAATCAGGATTTACAAAAATCAGTAGTGACCTTAGAAGAACAAAATAAAAACAACGAAACCCTGCTGAATCTCTTTAAAGACGAAAACAATAAAGTAGTAGCCCTTGCCGGTCAAACGGTTGCTCCGGAAGCCAAAGCCAAAATATACTGGAATCAGAATGATCATTCTGTATATGTAGATGCTGCAGGACTACCGGAACCACCTAAAGGATATGTGTATCAGGTATGGTCGTTAAAAATGGATCCGCTTACACCAACAAGTATCGGACTACTGGAAAAAACAGAAATCGGAAAATCCAGAATATTTAAAGTCGACAATACCACGGATGCCGAAGGGTTTGGTATCACACTGGAACCAGCCGGTGGAAGTGCCGCGCCTACTTTAGAGCAATTATATACCTTAGGAAAAGTATAAACCAGTAATGATCACAAAGAAAAAATTAGTCGTTCTTTCCGGAGCCGGAATCAGCGCGGAAAGCGGTATCAAAACTTTTCGCGATGCCGGCGGGCTATGGGAAGGGCACCATATTGAAGAGGTTGCCAGTCCGGAAGGATGGGACAAAAATAAAGCGTTGGTATTGGACTTTTACAACAAAAGAAGAACACAACTTCTGGAAGTACATCCCAACAACGCCCATCAGATTCTGGCCGAAATGGAAACCGAATTCGACCTGCACATCATCACTCAAAATGTAGACGATCTACACGAAAGAGCCGGTAGCACCAAAGTTTTACACCTACACGGCGAA from Flavobacterium sp. WV_118_3 harbors:
- a CDS encoding anti-sigma factor codes for the protein MNTREYIESGVLELYIFGKLSESENEEVQVYANEYPEIKQEIESIEKAIINLSYSVAPNLSLENFNTIRKALLERESGVVTMKPKSNWPAYMGWAASFLLLLGAGFLYFQMNQNDTLLKDSREKNQDLQKSVVTLEEQNKNNETLLNLFKDENNKVVALAGQTVAPEAKAKIYWNQNDHSVYVDAAGLPEPPKGYVYQVWSLKMDPLTPTSIGLLEKTEIGKSRIFKVDNTTDAEGFGITLEPAGGSAAPTLEQLYTLGKV
- a CDS encoding methylated-DNA--[protein]-cysteine S-methyltransferase; this translates as MKTQEQFQFDRIAKAIDFLHHNFKTQPSLDEVASFVHVSPFHFQKLFTEWAGVSPKKFLQYLTVEHAKKMLKSSQLTLSEAAFETGLSGTGRLHDLFVNIEGMTPGDYKNGGEQLRINYNFDESPFGTLLMAATEKGICRLVFADDQELALAELKAEFPNASFTNQTDTFQKDVRSFFGNDWNESQAIKLHLRGTDFQLKVWETLLKIPMGQLTTYGDIAKSIEKPRASRAVGTAIGNNPVAFLIPCHRVIQATGMIGGYHWGNARKKAIIGWEACQSDLLLQE
- a CDS encoding 2OG-Fe(II) oxygenase, which encodes MEAILERLQATDWDQVAGMMHEKGYAVLSDIIPEPVCDTLIGYYPEDKRYRKKVVMERYRFGQGEYRYFDYPLPDLIQQLRTTVYEKLVPIANLWMKALRIDRQFPGKHEELLALCEVNNQLKPTVLVLNYSEGGYNTLHQDLYGAIFFPIQIVLFLNEPGKDYTGGEFVLTEQVPRAQSKAIVLQPKRGDILIFTTNFRPVRGTKGYYRVAMKHGVSEVRSGKRYTMGIIFHDAIR
- a CDS encoding carboxypeptidase-like regulatory domain-containing protein, producing the protein MRFFAVFLFTLLTFASYAQETETPSTVSGIVVNATTLLPKSNVNIVNINTVKGTTSSGHGEFTIEAKVNDTLHFSFIGFESIKIRVTNDWIKNKNTKIRLTEKAYALEEVVINKYQLTGYLEVDTKILPLNENFRYPISGLPYGYEAGDHSPNKINRVLGSLFNPADLLYNFFGKKPKEMSKLKEIKKDDVVKNLLASKFDKETLASLLGIDPKEINEILQRCNYSETFIKTANDLQIMEAISSCYEDYKILKRQK
- a CDS encoding RNA methyltransferase, with protein sequence MEPLFSDTAYLAYLENFITENRRDGFKRVLENRTKHFTVAVEDLYQLHNTSAVMRSCEVFGIQELNVVEERFGKKIDKEIAMGAQKWVDINRFNSNQDCITGLKQRGYRIIATTPHDNDCLLEDFDITQPAAIFFGTERLGLSDEVMQQADGFLKIPMVGFTESLNISVSAAIILQNISTRLRNSGLDWRLTDAEMLEKRIDWARKSIKDIDYITRLYLEKNKKED
- a CDS encoding Ada metal-binding domain-containing protein, coding for MWLHEQLPDSELHHRIRKQSITFGGNKKLKIVGRLDCISGKRMKKTNRVFFASMEEAEAMGYRPCGHCMRDAYQHWKLKQQL
- a CDS encoding alpha-ketoglutarate-dependent dioxygenase AlkB, whose product is MDLFSTGEIDNILPYDGEVYYHGCIITDREAKHYYDRFMETIEWRNDEAIVFGKLIQTKRKVAWYGDHPFQYTYSNTTKTALPWTEELITLKKIAENVSGTTFNSCLLNLYHDGQEGMAWHSDSEKSLGMNTVIASLSFGAERKFAFKHKATKATVSLVLEAGSLLIMQGTTQTHWLHRLPPTTKVMRPRVNLTFRTIVDQY
- a CDS encoding DEAD/DEAH box helicase → MNKFEQLGLNESLLLAIKDLGFENPSEVQEKAIPLLLEKDTDIVALAQTGTGKTAAFGFPLIQKIDAEDRTTQALILSPTRELCLQITNEIKQYSKYVKGIHTVAVYGGASITEQAKDVKRGAQIIVATPGRMQDMINRGMVNIKNINFCILDEADEMLNMGFYDDITSILSDTPENKSTWLFSATMPQEVARIAREFMRKPLEITVGHKNSGSQNVSHEFYLVNARDRYSALKRLADANPDIFSVIFCRTKRDTQAVAEKLIEDGYNAAALHGDLSQAQRDGVMKSFRGRQIQMLVATDVAARGIDVDDITHVINYQLPDEIETYTHRSGRTGRAGKSGTSMVIITKSELRKISQIERIIKTKFEEKPIPSGIEICEIQLFHLANKIKDVEVDHEIDAYLPAIYEVMKDLTKEEVIKKMVSVEFNRFINYYKKSRDLSAQNAGDRREDAGSIPSDGAVRFFINIGSRDNYDWMTLKDFLRDTLELGRDDLFKVDVKEGFSFFNTDAEHAEKVMDVLNNIHLEGRKINVEISKNDGGSNNRRRDHNGRNSGGDRNRSRGGDRDRGGDRDRGPRKERSFGGGRSERKDDFGDRPLRNERRSDRSPRRSEGSSNNSSGRRPRRS
- a CDS encoding sigma-70 family RNA polymerase sigma factor — its product is MTQEELLAQIYKKDNKAFTLLYDSYAKNLYGIIYNLLKDREEAEDVLQETFVKIWKNLDTYNESKGRFFTWLLNIARNSAIDRLRSKNFNNNQKNLSSDNFVHILDDNTRTMNKIDTIGIQEFVKKLKPKCIQLIDLLFFKGYTQQEVSETLEIPLGTVKTQNRNCINELRNLLRV
- a CDS encoding non-canonical purine NTP diphosphatase → MKLVFASNNPNKIKEIQQLLPDSIQVLSLRDINCDTDIPETADTIEGNAILKANYVTEHYGYNCFADDSGLEVDALNGAPGVISARYAGDHKNDNDNIDKLLSELETENNRKANFKTVIALNLNGTQQLFTGIIHGTIIRERKGTNGFGYDPVFVPENDSRTFAELEMNEKSVISHRGKAVKQLVAFLNQ